The proteins below are encoded in one region of Manis javanica isolate MJ-LG chromosome 8, MJ_LKY, whole genome shotgun sequence:
- the RABGGTA gene encoding geranylgeranyl transferase type-2 subunit alpha, with amino-acid sequence MHGRLKVKTSEEQAEAKRLEREQKLKLYQSATQTVFQKRQAGELDESVLELTSQILGANPDFATLWNCRREVLQQLEAQKSPEELATLVKTELGFLESCLRVNPKSYGTWHHRCWLLGRLPEPNWAQELELCARFLEVDERNFHCWDYRRFVAAQAAVPPAEELAFTDSLITRNFSNYSSWHYRSCLLPQLHPQPESGPQGRLPEDVLLKELELVQNAFFTDPNDQSAWFYHRWLLGRADPQDALRCLHVSRDEACLTVSFSRPLLVGFGTETLLLMVDESPLAVQWRTPDGRNWPSPVWLCDLPATSLNDQLPQHSFCVIWMAGNTQKECVLLKGCQEGWSRDLAVDEQLFRCELSVEKSTVLQSELESCKELQELEPENKWCLLTIILLMWALDPLLYEKETLQYFQTLKAVDPMRAAYLDDLRSKFLLENSMLKMEYAEVRVLHLGHKDLTVLCHLEQLLLVTHLDLSHNRLQALPPALAALRCLEVLQANDNAIETLDGVTNLPRLQELSLCNNCLQQPAVLRLLASCRRLVLLNLQGNPLCEAVGISEHLAELLPSVSSIIT; translated from the exons ATG CACGGGCGCCTGAAGGTGAAGACATCGGAGGAACAGGCGGAGGCCAAAAGACTAGAGCGGGAGCAGAAGCTGAAGCTATACCAGTCAGCCACCCAGACTGTCTTCCAGAAG CGCCAGGCTGGTGAGCTGGATGAGTCAGTACTGGAACTGACAAGCCAGATTCTGGGAGCCAATCCTGACTTTGCCACCCTTTGGAACTGTAGACGAGAGGTGCTCCAGCAGCTGGAGGCCCAGAA GTCCCCTGAGGAGTTGGCCACTCTGGTGAAGACAGAACTAGGCTTTCTGGAGAGTTGCCTGCGGGTGAACCCCAAGTCCTACGGTACCTGGCATCACCGCTGCTGGTTGCTGGGCCGCCTGCCAGAACCCAACTGGGCCCAAGAGCTGGAGTTGTGTGCCCGCTTCCTTGAAGTTGATGAGCGGAACT TTCACTGCTGGGATTACCGGCGGTTCGTGGCTGCACAGGCAGCTGTGCCTCCTGCAGAGGAGCTAGCCTTCACTGACAGCCTCATCACCCGCAACTTCTCCAACTACTCCTCTTGGCATTACCGCTCCTGCCTCTTGCCCCAGTTGCACCCCCAGCCAGAGTCTGGACCACAGGGACGCCTCCCTGAGGATGTGCTACTCAAAG AGCTGGAGCTAGTGCAGAATGCCTTCTTCACTGACCCAAATGATCAGAGTGCCTGGTTCTACCATCGCTGGCTCTTGGGACGAG CTGACCCTCAAGATGCCCTGCGCTGTCTGCACGTGAGCCGGGACGAGGCCTGTCTGACTGTCTCCTTCTCTCGGCCGCTCCTA GTGGGCTTTGGGACGGAGACCTTGCTGCTTATGGTTGATGAGTCACCCCTGGCTGTGCAGTGGAGGACACCAGATGGCAGGAACTGGCCCAGCCCTGTCTGG ctctgtgacctgcCTGCCACCTCCCTCAACGACCAATTGCCCCAGCATTCATTTTGTGTCATTTGGATGGCAGGCAATACCCAGAAGGAATGTGTGCTTTTAAAAG GCTGCCAGGAGGGCTGGAGCCGGGACTTGGCCGTGGATGAGCAGCTCTTCAG GTGTGAGCTGTCGGTGGAGAAGTCCACAGTGCTGCAGTCTGAGCTTGAATCCTGTAAGGAGCTGCAGGAGCTGGAGCCTGAGAATAAAT GGTGCCTGCTCACCATTATCCTGCTGATGTGGGCGCTGGATCCCCTACTGTATGAGAAGGAGACACTGCAGTACTTCCAGACCCTCAAG GCTGTGGACCCAATGCGTGCAGCATACTTGGATGACCTCCGCAGCAAGTTCTTGCTGGAGAACAGCATGCTCAAGATGGAGTATGCCGAGGTGCGCGTGCTGCACCTGGGTCACAAG GATTTGACAGTGCTCTGCCATCTGGAACAGCTGCTCTTGGTCACTCATCTTGATCTGTCGCATAATCGTCTCCaagccctgccccctgccctggccGCTCTGCGCTGCCTTGAG gtgcTGCAGGCTAATGATAATGCCATCGAGACCCTGGACGGTGTCACTAACCTGCCCCGGCTGCAGGAGCTCTCACTGTGCAACAACT GCCTCCAGCAGCCTGCAGTGCTCCGGCTTCTTGCCTCCTGCCGTAGGCTGGTCCTCCTCAACCTGCAAGGCAACCCCCTGTGTGAAGCAGTGGGCATCTCTGAGCACCTAGCTGAGCTCCTGCCTTCTGTCAGCAGCATCATCACCTAA